A genomic segment from Polyangium mundeleinium encodes:
- a CDS encoding di-heme oxidoreductase family protein — protein sequence MRWLVFPVVFVVVGCGADAPPEETGPSAEPGEELSGGETTVHDTSKNAYSLSARNMTAERRSAFFVGNSFFKENWVIAPSSTEGRDGLGPLFNARSCSSCHLLDGRGSPPDDPAEPLVSVLLRLSIPGTDAHGGPAPEPTYGGQLQPRAIPGVLPEGDAFVAYEEMPGSFPDGETYSLRKPIYTIAAARGDMQPGTLISPRVAPVMIGLGLLEAVSEEDILRAEDPDDADGDGISGRANHVWDVVRGAASLGRFGWKANQPTLMQQTAGAFHGDIGITTSLFMTEDCTDAQADCKAAPTGGTPEASEKILGDVAFYSTTLAVPARRDVADPGVLTGKRHFLELGCGKCHTPVFHTGTFDGYPELSGQTIRPFTDLLLHDMGEALADERPDFKADGREWRTAPLWGIGLLRVVNGHENLLHDGRARGFVEAVLWHGGEAEGSREAFRALPAEDRRALVWFLESL from the coding sequence ATGCGATGGCTCGTGTTTCCTGTCGTCTTCGTGGTCGTCGGTTGCGGCGCGGACGCCCCCCCCGAGGAGACCGGCCCCTCGGCCGAGCCGGGGGAGGAGCTTTCCGGCGGTGAGACCACGGTCCACGACACCTCGAAGAACGCGTATTCGCTCTCGGCCCGCAACATGACGGCCGAGCGGCGTAGCGCGTTCTTCGTGGGAAATTCGTTTTTCAAGGAAAACTGGGTCATCGCTCCCTCCTCCACCGAGGGGCGGGACGGGCTCGGGCCGCTCTTCAACGCGCGCTCGTGCTCGTCCTGTCACCTCCTCGACGGCCGCGGCAGCCCGCCGGACGATCCGGCCGAACCACTCGTCTCGGTCCTGCTCCGACTCAGCATTCCCGGCACGGACGCGCATGGCGGCCCCGCTCCCGAGCCCACCTACGGCGGCCAGCTCCAGCCGCGCGCGATCCCGGGCGTCCTCCCCGAGGGGGACGCGTTCGTCGCGTATGAAGAAATGCCCGGCTCGTTCCCGGACGGCGAGACGTACAGCCTGCGCAAGCCCATCTACACGATCGCCGCGGCGCGTGGCGACATGCAGCCCGGCACGTTGATCTCGCCGCGCGTCGCGCCCGTGATGATCGGCCTCGGCTTGCTCGAAGCCGTCTCCGAGGAGGACATCCTCCGGGCCGAAGATCCGGACGACGCCGACGGCGATGGCATCTCGGGCCGGGCGAACCACGTGTGGGACGTCGTGCGCGGGGCCGCTTCGCTTGGTCGATTCGGCTGGAAGGCGAACCAGCCGACGCTCATGCAGCAGACGGCGGGCGCATTCCACGGCGACATAGGCATCACCACGTCGCTGTTCATGACCGAGGACTGCACGGACGCCCAGGCCGATTGCAAGGCCGCCCCGACCGGCGGCACCCCCGAGGCGAGCGAGAAGATCCTCGGGGACGTCGCGTTTTATTCGACGACCCTCGCCGTGCCCGCGCGCCGCGACGTCGCCGATCCCGGGGTCCTCACCGGCAAGCGGCATTTCCTGGAGCTCGGCTGCGGCAAATGCCACACGCCCGTGTTCCACACCGGGACCTTCGACGGCTACCCCGAGCTCTCGGGCCAGACGATTCGCCCCTTCACCGACCTCCTCTTGCACGACATGGGCGAGGCGCTCGCGGACGAGCGGCCCGACTTCAAGGCGGACGGGCGCGAGTGGCGGACGGCGCCGCTCTGGGGGATCGGGCTCCTGCGGGTCGTCAATGGCCACGAAAATCTGCTACATGATGGCCGCGCGCGCGGCTTCGTCGAGGCCGTGCTCTGGCACGGCGGCGAGGCGGAAGGCTCTCGTGAGGCGTTCCGCGCACTGCCGGCCGAGGATCGCCGCGCGCTCGTCTGGTTCCTGGAGTCGTTATGA
- a CDS encoding DEAD/DEAH box helicase: protein MTELDALSPALAAAFQSRGYTSLTPIQEAVLDPAHAGRDLRLFSQTGSGKTVAIGLVLAPDLERIVAERASATPPSAPSAAATPATIVIAPTRELAAQLARELSWLFRPLGASVCAVTGGTSIPQELYNLRQGPLVVVGTPGRLVDHLERGAIDPSRVCAAVLDEADQMLDMGFREELETILGKMPEARRTHLVAATFSREVSALANRYQKDAIAVEGTSLGEANQDITHVAHLVKPDERDAAVVNLLLLAPTDRALVFVRTREGASELAERLGQAGFSARALSGELEQRERTRTLAAFRSGAVTTLVATDVAARGLDIPDVNRVIHADPPSDPETFTHRSGRTGRAGRKGTSVMLVPPQARDYVARLFRGAGIRATWSPAPSPDDVLREADARLAAELRAPAAEPADPRLQALAASLLADMDPAALVTTLLARSRHTGPSAPLAITPLVPHEPLPRRPPEHRAPRNAPNAGAFVPFQVSWGGRHGADPRRLLALVCRRGGIRSDQVGAIHVGDFSSSVEVATPVASDFARSAARPDERDPRVRIRPMPEFHGETAPRSGPAPRPRGRGPLGGDEPPRRFRHPSLTR from the coding sequence ATGACCGAACTCGACGCCCTTTCGCCTGCCCTCGCGGCTGCCTTCCAGAGCCGCGGCTACACGTCCCTCACCCCCATCCAAGAAGCCGTCCTCGACCCGGCCCACGCGGGGCGCGACCTGCGCCTCTTCTCGCAGACCGGCTCGGGCAAGACCGTCGCCATCGGCCTCGTCCTCGCCCCCGACCTCGAGCGCATCGTGGCGGAGCGGGCGAGCGCGACCCCGCCGTCCGCGCCGTCCGCCGCGGCCACGCCGGCCACGATCGTGATCGCTCCGACGCGCGAGCTCGCCGCCCAGCTCGCCCGTGAGCTCTCGTGGCTCTTCCGGCCGCTCGGCGCCAGCGTTTGTGCCGTCACCGGCGGGACCAGCATCCCGCAAGAGCTCTACAACCTCCGCCAGGGCCCGCTCGTCGTCGTGGGTACGCCCGGGCGGCTCGTCGACCACCTCGAGCGCGGCGCGATCGATCCCTCGCGCGTCTGCGCGGCCGTGCTCGACGAGGCCGATCAGATGCTCGACATGGGCTTCCGCGAGGAGCTCGAGACCATCCTCGGCAAGATGCCCGAGGCGCGCCGCACCCACCTCGTCGCGGCCACGTTTTCGCGCGAGGTCTCGGCCCTCGCGAACCGCTACCAGAAGGACGCCATCGCCGTCGAGGGCACGAGCCTCGGCGAGGCGAACCAGGACATCACGCACGTCGCGCACCTCGTCAAACCCGACGAGCGTGACGCCGCGGTCGTGAACCTTCTCCTCCTCGCGCCCACCGACCGCGCGCTCGTCTTCGTCCGCACCCGCGAGGGCGCCTCCGAGCTCGCCGAGCGCCTCGGCCAGGCCGGTTTTTCCGCGCGCGCCTTGAGCGGCGAGCTCGAGCAGCGCGAGCGCACCCGCACCCTCGCGGCCTTCCGCTCTGGCGCCGTCACCACGCTCGTCGCGACCGACGTGGCCGCGCGCGGGCTCGACATCCCCGATGTCAACCGCGTCATCCACGCCGATCCCCCGAGCGACCCGGAGACCTTCACCCATCGCAGCGGCCGCACCGGCCGGGCCGGGCGCAAGGGCACGAGCGTGATGCTCGTCCCGCCGCAGGCCCGCGACTACGTGGCGCGCCTCTTCCGCGGCGCCGGCATCCGCGCCACCTGGTCGCCCGCGCCCTCGCCGGACGACGTTCTTCGCGAGGCCGACGCTCGCCTCGCGGCCGAGCTCCGCGCCCCCGCGGCCGAACCTGCCGATCCGCGGCTCCAGGCCCTCGCCGCGTCCTTGCTCGCCGACATGGATCCGGCGGCGCTCGTCACCACGCTCCTCGCCCGCTCCCGCCACACCGGCCCCTCGGCGCCGCTGGCCATCACCCCGCTCGTCCCGCACGAGCCGCTCCCGCGCCGCCCCCCGGAGCATCGTGCTCCGCGCAACGCGCCGAACGCGGGCGCCTTCGTCCCGTTCCAGGTGAGCTGGGGCGGCCGCCATGGTGCCGATCCGCGCCGCCTCCTCGCGCTCGTGTGCCGGCGCGGCGGCATCCGCAGCGATCAGGTCGGCGCGATTCACGTCGGCGACTTCTCGTCGAGCGTGGAGGTCGCGACGCCTGTCGCCTCCGACTTCGCCCGCTCGGCGGCGCGCCCGGACGAACGGGATCCGCGGGTCCGCATCCGGCCCATGCCCGAGTTCCACGGCGAGACCGCTCCCCGCTCGGGCCCGGCGCCTCGCCCGCGCGGCCGCGGTCCTCTCGGCGGCGACGAACCCCCGCGCCGCTTCCGCCATCCCTCCCTGACGCGCTGA
- a CDS encoding type 1 glutamine amidotransferase domain-containing protein, translating into MRAIVTRGLWTGAALTAATATAMMSSSTIARGSPWAGLNAMATAAMPTRRVGLRFQGDATPLGFLLLTGGLLGWGLVYQGVLARARPERPGGVLLASALSALGGYAVDALVMPERLVPNFRRAMGTAGTLAKYLALGGASFFAARPARHRRLAGRKIAVLTADGFEQVELFTPARAIGAEGGEVEVLSLRPGKIVGMNVDVPGRRVRVQRTIREADPAEYDALFVPGGFIAPDFLRQSQEVREFVRAFDAAGKPIGAICHGAWVLASAGILRGRHITSWPGIRDDLVNAGATWRDEAVVRDGNIISSRGPQDLPVFTSALVDFFTGSKPTPERPWAPAASSPQRSAPPAMALAGAAHLPKVAKARSVLGLTAAFAVGLAALPVLRAFTAFTRRRW; encoded by the coding sequence ATGCGAGCAATCGTGACGCGAGGACTGTGGACGGGCGCCGCGCTGACGGCGGCGACCGCGACGGCCATGATGAGCTCTTCGACGATCGCACGGGGCTCCCCGTGGGCGGGGCTCAACGCGATGGCCACGGCGGCCATGCCGACACGGCGGGTCGGCCTCCGGTTCCAGGGCGACGCCACGCCCCTCGGGTTCCTGCTGCTCACCGGCGGCCTGCTCGGCTGGGGCCTCGTGTACCAAGGGGTGCTCGCGCGGGCCCGTCCGGAGCGACCCGGGGGCGTGCTCCTCGCCAGCGCGCTTTCGGCCCTCGGCGGATATGCCGTCGACGCGCTGGTGATGCCCGAGCGCCTCGTCCCGAATTTTCGCCGCGCGATGGGCACCGCCGGCACGCTCGCCAAGTACCTCGCCCTCGGGGGCGCGAGCTTCTTCGCGGCACGCCCCGCGCGGCATCGGAGGCTCGCGGGCCGGAAGATCGCGGTGCTCACGGCAGACGGGTTCGAACAGGTCGAGCTCTTCACGCCGGCACGCGCGATCGGCGCCGAGGGCGGAGAGGTCGAGGTGCTGTCGCTCCGGCCCGGGAAGATCGTGGGGATGAACGTCGACGTCCCGGGGCGGCGGGTGCGCGTGCAGCGGACGATCCGGGAGGCGGACCCGGCCGAGTACGACGCGCTCTTCGTGCCGGGCGGCTTCATCGCGCCGGATTTCCTGCGGCAAAGCCAGGAAGTGCGGGAGTTCGTCCGGGCCTTCGACGCGGCGGGCAAGCCCATCGGCGCGATCTGTCACGGGGCGTGGGTGCTCGCGTCGGCGGGCATTCTCCGCGGGCGGCACATCACGTCGTGGCCCGGGATCCGGGACGATCTGGTGAACGCGGGAGCGACCTGGCGCGACGAGGCGGTCGTGCGGGACGGCAACATCATTTCGAGTCGCGGGCCGCAGGATCTGCCGGTGTTCACGAGCGCGCTCGTGGACTTCTTCACCGGCTCGAAGCCGACGCCCGAGCGGCCGTGGGCGCCGGCCGCGTCGTCGCCGCAGCGGAGCGCGCCGCCGGCGATGGCCCTCGCCGGCGCGGCGCACCTTCCGAAGGTGGCCAAGGCGCGCAGCGTCCTCGGCCTGACCGCGGCGTTCGCCGTGGGCCTCGCGGCGCTACCCGTGCTCCGCGCGTTCACGGCCTTCACGCGCCGGCGCTGGTAG
- a CDS encoding DUF3592 domain-containing protein, with the protein MGKRKRQRVQTLKMPDGEKVAFDEQGRVLMSRSSQGMLAVVLTVFGCVALGMPWVLRSQAEARAERFARMRTFSEATCTIKDIAWGEPDPEYGRTRVSVDYQVHVPGQEGTFVASGFSWQGTDVDNGVAASMKRELLLNKRVPCWYDPADPTNAVLVQARGEAPPPMSVWLLLGMSAVGLLFAGAGIATLRTKKRLVLGGSED; encoded by the coding sequence ATGGGCAAACGGAAACGGCAGCGCGTCCAGACCTTGAAGATGCCGGACGGCGAGAAGGTCGCGTTCGACGAGCAGGGGCGCGTCCTGATGTCGCGGTCTTCGCAGGGGATGCTCGCGGTCGTGCTGACCGTGTTCGGCTGCGTCGCCCTCGGGATGCCGTGGGTGCTCCGGAGCCAGGCAGAGGCGCGGGCAGAGCGGTTCGCGCGCATGCGCACGTTCTCCGAGGCGACGTGCACGATCAAGGATATCGCCTGGGGAGAGCCGGATCCGGAGTACGGCAGGACGCGGGTCTCCGTCGACTACCAGGTGCACGTCCCGGGGCAGGAGGGGACGTTCGTCGCGAGCGGGTTTTCCTGGCAAGGGACCGACGTCGACAACGGCGTCGCCGCGTCCATGAAGCGCGAGCTCTTGCTCAACAAGCGGGTGCCGTGCTGGTACGATCCGGCCGATCCGACGAACGCGGTGCTCGTGCAGGCGAGGGGGGAAGCGCCGCCGCCGATGAGCGTCTGGCTCTTGCTGGGGATGTCGGCCGTGGGGCTCCTGTTCGCCGGGGCGGGGATCGCGACGTTGCGTACGAAGAAACGCCTCGTTCTCGGCGGGAGCGAGGATTGA
- a CDS encoding alanine racemase, protein METRQHRYERYRKTLAGEALPVALVDLGAVDANVDAVVSLVRGSGKTLRIGTKSVRSVDLLRHMLTRGGPSFRGLMAYAPAEARFLAAQGFDDILVAYPTAQAADARLLAEANHDGKRVSIAVEEPIHLDILEAAAATYGVRIPVVVDIDVSLRRFGGRVHLGVRRSSLHEARGVADFAERVVSSRHLAFAGLLGYEAHIAGTPDQTPLGPLPPSAKRAFKRIACAAVTTLRSEITTEFERRRLPLPLFNGGGTGSVASSLRDPSLTEITVGSGFLGSHLFDHYDDFRPAPAAFFALQVTRKPAPGFVTCQGGGLIASGAAGPDRLPIPYLPEGLRLLDLEGAGEVQTPLAVPPRVHLAPGDPVFFRHAKAGELATFFRDYLLVRGDRVESRALTYRGAGECFH, encoded by the coding sequence ATGGAAACCCGCCAGCACCGCTACGAACGTTACCGGAAAACCCTCGCCGGTGAGGCGCTCCCCGTCGCCCTCGTGGATCTCGGCGCCGTCGACGCGAATGTCGACGCCGTCGTTTCGCTCGTCCGCGGCAGCGGAAAAACGCTCCGCATCGGTACGAAATCCGTTCGGTCGGTGGATCTCCTCCGGCACATGCTCACCCGCGGCGGCCCCTCGTTCCGCGGGCTCATGGCCTATGCCCCCGCCGAAGCGCGGTTCCTCGCGGCGCAGGGCTTCGACGACATCCTCGTCGCCTACCCCACGGCCCAGGCTGCCGACGCGCGCCTCCTCGCCGAAGCGAACCACGACGGAAAGCGCGTCTCGATTGCCGTCGAGGAGCCCATCCACCTCGACATCCTCGAAGCCGCGGCCGCGACGTACGGCGTTCGTATCCCCGTCGTCGTCGACATCGACGTCTCCCTCCGCCGCTTCGGCGGCCGCGTGCACCTCGGCGTCCGCCGCAGCTCGCTCCACGAGGCCCGCGGCGTCGCCGATTTCGCCGAGCGCGTCGTCTCCTCCCGCCACCTCGCCTTCGCCGGCCTCCTCGGCTACGAAGCGCACATCGCAGGCACGCCCGACCAAACCCCGCTCGGCCCTCTCCCGCCCAGCGCCAAGCGCGCCTTCAAGCGAATCGCCTGCGCCGCCGTCACCACGCTACGAAGTGAAATCACCACCGAATTCGAGCGCCGCCGTCTCCCCCTTCCCCTCTTCAACGGCGGCGGCACCGGCAGCGTCGCCTCCTCCCTCCGCGACCCCTCCCTCACCGAGATCACCGTCGGCTCCGGCTTCCTCGGCAGCCACCTCTTCGACCATTATGACGATTTCCGCCCCGCGCCGGCCGCCTTCTTCGCCCTCCAGGTGACACGGAAACCTGCGCCCGGCTTCGTCACCTGCCAGGGCGGCGGCCTCATCGCCTCGGGCGCCGCCGGCCCGGATCGCCTCCCGATCCCCTACCTCCCCGAAGGCCTCCGCTTGCTCGACCTCGAAGGCGCCGGCGAAGTCCAGACCCCGCTCGCCGTCCCGCCCCGCGTCCACCTCGCCCCGGGCGATCCCGTCTTCTTCCGCCACGCCAAGGCCGGCGAGCTCGCCACGTTTTTCCGCGACTACCTCCTCGTCCGCGGCGACCGCGTCGAATCTCGCGCGCTCACCTACCGCGGCGCGGGCGAGTGTTTTCATTGA
- a CDS encoding ferritin-like domain-containing protein, giving the protein MDRSFHFRRRLAAQLLGVALAGMSAAAVAGCGSDVEKEGQGGQGGQGGQGGQGGLGGSGGQGSFFNTVTECFAWPQEGSGGAGGSGGAGGAGGAGGSMVPPCPPKGDALMHVEGMSDPGICGVVVNTEGTFDDGQCCYEVTYESCGAAGRPFLVEGRARAASRARGRSTWMESALPAPDLAGLSPDERALLAAAWTRDGLLEHASIASFGRFALELLAVGAPADLVARTHEAALDEVRHARLAFALASAYAGEPLGPGAFPFVGGNLSVSADLADVAARAVREGCIGETLASLVAAEQAARATDPAVREALAAIAEDEARHAELAWRAVAWALGSGDAAVARSVRAAFVEALAVGASFEVQVGGAGALEAHGRPEAAVLRASMTRALDEVVRPAAEALLGSLPAPAREGRERAEHG; this is encoded by the coding sequence ATGGATCGGTCTTTCCATTTCCGGCGCCGGCTCGCGGCGCAATTGCTCGGCGTGGCGCTCGCGGGGATGAGCGCGGCGGCCGTCGCGGGTTGTGGCAGCGACGTCGAGAAGGAAGGTCAAGGCGGTCAGGGAGGTCAGGGAGGCCAGGGAGGCCAGGGAGGCCTCGGTGGGTCTGGAGGCCAAGGGTCTTTCTTCAACACGGTCACGGAGTGCTTCGCCTGGCCCCAAGAAGGCAGCGGCGGCGCAGGCGGGAGCGGCGGCGCAGGCGGTGCAGGCGGCGCGGGCGGCTCGATGGTGCCCCCGTGCCCGCCGAAGGGAGACGCGCTCATGCACGTGGAGGGCATGAGCGACCCGGGGATCTGCGGCGTCGTGGTGAACACCGAGGGGACCTTCGATGACGGCCAGTGCTGCTACGAGGTGACGTACGAAAGCTGCGGCGCCGCCGGTCGGCCCTTCCTCGTGGAAGGCCGCGCCCGCGCGGCGAGCCGCGCCCGAGGTCGATCGACCTGGATGGAAAGCGCCCTCCCCGCGCCCGATCTCGCCGGTTTGTCCCCGGACGAGCGCGCCCTGCTCGCCGCCGCCTGGACCCGCGACGGCCTGCTCGAACATGCGTCGATCGCCTCGTTCGGCCGGTTCGCGCTGGAGCTGCTCGCCGTGGGGGCGCCGGCCGATCTCGTGGCGCGCACGCACGAGGCCGCGCTCGATGAGGTCCGGCACGCGCGCCTCGCCTTCGCGCTGGCCTCGGCCTACGCCGGGGAGCCCCTCGGACCGGGCGCGTTCCCGTTCGTCGGGGGCAACCTGTCCGTGAGCGCGGATCTCGCGGACGTGGCGGCACGCGCGGTGCGCGAAGGATGCATCGGCGAGACACTCGCGAGCCTGGTCGCGGCCGAGCAAGCCGCGCGGGCGACGGATCCGGCCGTGCGCGAGGCGCTCGCCGCCATCGCCGAGGACGAGGCGCGGCATGCGGAGCTCGCCTGGCGGGCCGTGGCGTGGGCGCTCGGGAGCGGGGATGCGGCCGTCGCGCGGTCCGTGCGAGCGGCCTTCGTGGAGGCGCTCGCCGTGGGAGCCTCGTTCGAGGTGCAGGTGGGCGGAGCGGGCGCGCTCGAAGCGCACGGGCGTCCGGAAGCGGCGGTGCTGCGGGCCTCGATGACGCGCGCGCTCGACGAGGTGGTGCGACCGGCCGCGGAGGCGCTCCTCGGCAGCCTACCAGCGCCGGCGCGTGAAGGCCGTGAACGCGCGGAGCACGGGTAG
- a CDS encoding imelysin family protein, protein MSLSPPAFPSRSALCFTLTLALAAASCGTPTADDTAQRAVMNDLAHEVMLPIYDELEKEALPLPPAVAAFCDAPTEATLTAAQAAWRAARVPWKHAEAFRFGPVEDLRIGSAIDFWPARTDSIESAITAAPEPVMATHIASLGVSTKGLPALEFLLFDPAGGNAAVLASLGGADAAGKKRCTYARALAEAIAMNTTTAQDAWSLEGGAFVDQVAKAGSGSSLFLTGQDGIARVVNLLISAMIAVSENRVSGPLGIVSGTGPDPTLVESRFSDNSIDDLLGTLRGVEDVYLGRHGDRSGRGISELVAARSPAIDSSVKKAFTDAMAATSAIPAPLRTAITENPAAVTKAQDALRVVRRLLSTDVASVLGVAVTLSDNDGD, encoded by the coding sequence ATGAGCTTGTCCCCGCCCGCCTTTCCTTCCCGGTCCGCCCTCTGCTTCACCCTCACGCTCGCCCTCGCGGCCGCCTCGTGCGGGACGCCGACCGCCGACGACACGGCGCAACGCGCGGTGATGAACGACCTCGCCCACGAGGTGATGCTGCCGATCTACGACGAGCTCGAAAAAGAGGCGCTCCCGCTGCCTCCCGCCGTCGCGGCGTTCTGCGACGCGCCGACGGAGGCGACGCTCACGGCGGCGCAGGCGGCGTGGCGGGCGGCGCGCGTGCCGTGGAAACATGCCGAGGCGTTCCGGTTCGGCCCCGTCGAAGACCTCCGCATCGGCAGCGCCATCGACTTCTGGCCCGCGCGCACCGACTCCATCGAGTCCGCGATCACCGCCGCGCCCGAGCCCGTCATGGCCACGCACATCGCCTCGCTCGGCGTGAGCACGAAGGGCTTGCCGGCGCTCGAATTCCTGCTCTTTGATCCGGCGGGCGGCAATGCCGCGGTCCTCGCGTCCCTCGGGGGCGCGGATGCGGCGGGGAAAAAGCGCTGTACGTATGCGCGCGCGCTCGCCGAGGCGATTGCCATGAACACGACCACGGCGCAGGATGCGTGGAGCCTGGAGGGCGGCGCGTTCGTGGATCAGGTCGCGAAGGCGGGCTCGGGCAGCTCGCTCTTTTTGACGGGGCAAGACGGCATTGCGCGGGTCGTCAACCTGCTCATCTCCGCCATGATTGCGGTGAGCGAAAACCGGGTCTCGGGCCCGCTCGGCATCGTGAGCGGCACCGGCCCGGATCCCACGCTCGTCGAATCGCGTTTCAGCGACAACTCGATCGATGACTTGCTCGGCACGCTCCGCGGCGTCGAGGACGTCTACCTCGGCCGCCACGGCGATCGCAGCGGGCGTGGCATCTCGGAGCTCGTCGCCGCGCGCAGCCCTGCCATCGATTCCTCCGTCAAGAAGGCCTTCACGGACGCGATGGCCGCGACCTCGGCGATCCCGGCGCCCCTGCGCACCGCGATCACGGAGAATCCCGCGGCCGTCACCAAGGCGCAGGACGCATTGCGCGTCGTGCGGCGGCTGCTCTCCACCGACGTCGCCAGCGTCCTCGGTGTCGCCGTCACCTTGAGCGACAATGACGGCGACTGA
- a CDS encoding imelysin family protein produces the protein MTKPTKRTLQSVALASAVAGLLTGCGSDPVTNGAKPLSEDAPPVIAAYANLVHGSYVEAIDETASLNASLAQFVAEPTEARFKAAREAWLLARDPYGQTEAFRFYGGPIDDDDGPEGRINAWPMDEAHVDYVAGEPGAGIINDAMTYPTIDETTIAELNENPGEKDISTGYHAIEFLLWGQDTNADGPGQRPYTDYVVDMGTAANQERRGQYLLAAGKLLLQDLSSVSAEWAPEGGAYRASFVALAPEEAVRRILLGIGSLSGAELAGERMQVAYDTKEQEDEHSCFSDNTHKDILNNALGIQNVYLGRRGQVDLPGIDDLVRARDAALDARLQKEMQESIEAIKAIGEPFDQAILGDDTAPGRQKVKTAIEALRKQTATINEVAKLFGIQLNIEE, from the coding sequence ATGACCAAGCCTACGAAACGAACCTTGCAGTCCGTGGCCCTCGCGAGCGCGGTGGCCGGGCTGCTCACCGGATGCGGGTCGGATCCCGTGACGAACGGCGCGAAGCCCCTCTCCGAGGACGCGCCGCCCGTCATCGCGGCGTATGCGAACCTCGTGCACGGCTCGTACGTCGAAGCCATCGACGAGACCGCCTCGCTCAACGCCTCGCTCGCGCAGTTCGTGGCGGAGCCCACGGAGGCGAGGTTCAAGGCCGCGCGCGAGGCGTGGCTCCTCGCGCGTGATCCGTACGGCCAGACCGAGGCCTTCCGCTTCTACGGCGGCCCCATCGACGACGACGACGGTCCCGAGGGCCGCATCAATGCCTGGCCGATGGACGAGGCGCACGTCGATTACGTGGCGGGCGAGCCGGGCGCGGGCATCATCAACGATGCCATGACCTATCCGACGATCGACGAGACCACGATCGCCGAGCTGAACGAGAACCCCGGCGAGAAGGACATCTCGACCGGGTACCACGCGATCGAGTTCTTGCTCTGGGGCCAGGACACGAATGCCGACGGCCCCGGGCAGCGGCCGTACACCGATTACGTGGTCGACATGGGCACGGCCGCGAACCAGGAGCGGCGCGGCCAGTACCTCCTCGCGGCAGGAAAACTCCTTCTGCAGGACCTCAGCTCGGTCTCGGCGGAGTGGGCGCCGGAGGGCGGAGCCTATCGGGCGTCGTTCGTCGCGCTCGCGCCCGAGGAGGCGGTGCGCCGCATCCTGCTCGGCATCGGCAGCCTGAGCGGCGCGGAGCTCGCCGGCGAGCGTATGCAGGTCGCGTACGACACGAAGGAGCAGGAGGACGAACACTCCTGTTTCAGCGACAACACACACAAGGACATTCTCAACAACGCGCTTGGCATTCAGAACGTCTACCTCGGCCGCCGCGGCCAGGTCGACCTGCCCGGGATCGACGATCTCGTGCGCGCGCGTGATGCGGCGCTCGACGCGCGCCTCCAGAAGGAGATGCAGGAGAGCATCGAAGCGATCAAGGCCATTGGAGAGCCGTTTGATCAGGCGATCCTCGGCGACGACACGGCGCCCGGCCGGCAGAAGGTGAAGACGGCGATCGAAGCGCTCCGCAAGCAGACGGCGACGATCAACGAGGTCGCGAAGCTGTTCGGCATCCAGCTCAACATCGAGGAGTGA